In one Janibacter cremeus genomic region, the following are encoded:
- a CDS encoding M57 family metalloprotease: MKRTTRAAGILAIAASVSMGAATAVQAEDVDPPSYQEFRADTYQDADRQYIVDGDIPVSTQADLRDFYDRMTGQDNSTNLVVNQVYGRDDVWSAGQARDLTYCVSTKFRGDHDAVAAAMDSGAAQWESASSGVDFVHVASEDSSCTTRNRNVLFSVEPVKQANYIARAFFPSSSDRYMNVLVNTSQIFTSGWEPSNIMAHELGHTLGFRHEHTRPEAGTCFEDNNWRALTPYDSSSIMHYPQCNGTDGSLTMTDWDRQGIQSVYGS; this comes from the coding sequence ATGAAGCGCACCACCCGCGCTGCCGGTATCCTCGCGATCGCGGCGTCCGTCTCGATGGGGGCGGCGACAGCCGTCCAGGCCGAGGACGTCGACCCGCCCTCGTACCAGGAGTTCCGCGCCGACACCTACCAGGACGCCGACCGGCAGTACATCGTCGACGGCGACATCCCGGTGAGCACGCAGGCCGACCTGCGCGACTTCTACGACCGCATGACGGGGCAGGACAACAGCACCAACCTCGTCGTCAACCAGGTCTACGGCCGGGACGACGTGTGGAGCGCCGGCCAGGCCCGGGACCTCACCTACTGCGTGAGCACCAAGTTCCGCGGCGACCACGACGCGGTCGCCGCCGCGATGGACTCCGGTGCCGCCCAGTGGGAGTCGGCCAGCTCCGGCGTCGACTTCGTCCACGTCGCGAGCGAGGACAGCTCGTGCACCACGCGCAACCGCAACGTCCTCTTCTCCGTCGAGCCGGTCAAGCAGGCCAACTACATCGCGCGCGCCTTCTTCCCCAGCTCCTCCGACCGGTACATGAACGTCCTGGTCAACACCAGCCAGATCTTCACCTCCGGCTGGGAGCCGTCGAACATCATGGCCCACGAGCTCGGCCACACCCTCGGCTTCCGTCACGAGCACACGCGTCCTGAGGCCGGCACCTGCTTCGAGGACAACAACTGGCGTGCGCTGACCCCCTACGACTCGTCGTCGATCATGCACTACCCGCAGTGCAACGGCACCGACGGCAGCCTGACCATGACCGACTGGGACCGGCAGGGCATCCAGTCCGTCTACGGGTCGTGA
- a CDS encoding LLM class flavin-dependent oxidoreductase — protein MSAVLPPLSLLDLATVARDQPVAEALDQTVTLARTADELGAFERLWFAEHHNMPRIASAATSVLIAHVAARTERIRVGSGGVMLPNHSPLVIAEQFGTLAELHPGRIDLGLGRAPGTDGATMRALRTDPRAAEAFPHDVRELQGYLSGETRIEGIHAYPGRGTNVPLYILGSSLFGAQLAAAYGLPYAFASHFAPDALEQAVRTYRAKFTPSEQLAEPHVIAALNVIAADDSATAQAAQEKVLHARVRMLAGRVGSGGIDDDMVVALLDTQVGAQAKHMLTHTVAGDPDEVASGLADFAALADADELMVTNPAPGLDQRVRTLQILAEVAGRSA, from the coding sequence GCTCCCTCCCCTGTCCCTCCTCGACCTGGCCACCGTCGCCCGGGACCAGCCGGTCGCCGAGGCGCTGGACCAGACCGTCACCCTGGCCCGGACCGCTGACGAGCTCGGCGCCTTCGAGCGACTGTGGTTCGCCGAGCACCACAACATGCCCCGGATCGCCTCGGCCGCGACCTCGGTGCTCATCGCGCACGTCGCGGCCCGCACCGAGCGCATCCGCGTCGGCTCCGGCGGCGTCATGCTGCCCAACCACTCGCCGCTGGTCATCGCCGAGCAGTTCGGCACCCTCGCCGAGCTGCACCCCGGGCGGATCGACCTCGGCCTGGGCCGGGCGCCCGGTACCGACGGTGCGACGATGCGCGCCCTGCGCACCGACCCGCGCGCCGCGGAGGCCTTTCCCCACGACGTGCGCGAGCTGCAGGGCTACCTCAGCGGCGAGACCCGGATCGAGGGCATCCACGCCTACCCGGGCCGCGGGACGAACGTGCCGCTGTACATCCTGGGCTCCTCGCTCTTCGGCGCCCAGCTCGCCGCCGCCTACGGGCTGCCGTACGCGTTCGCCAGCCACTTCGCCCCGGACGCGCTCGAGCAGGCCGTGCGCACCTACCGCGCGAAGTTCACCCCGAGCGAGCAGCTCGCCGAGCCGCACGTCATCGCGGCGCTGAACGTCATCGCCGCCGACGACAGCGCGACGGCGCAGGCCGCGCAGGAGAAGGTGCTGCACGCCCGGGTGCGCATGCTCGCCGGCCGGGTCGGCTCCGGAGGCATCGACGACGACATGGTCGTCGCGCTGCTCGACACCCAGGTCGGGGCGCAGGCCAAGCACATGCTCACCCACACCGTCGCCGGTGACCCCGACGAGGTGGCCTCCGGGCTCGCGGACTTCGCGGCGCTCGCCGATGCCGACGAGCTGATGGTCACCAACCCCGCCCCGGGTCTCGACCAGCGGGTGCGCACCCTGCAGATCCTCGCCGAGGTCGCCGGCCGGAGCGCCTGA